A single Campylobacter concisus DNA region contains:
- a CDS encoding hydrogenase formation protein HypD: protein MDLINDFRDKNLILALSKLIQKESVKPLNIMEICGGHTHSIMKFALPSLVGEHINFVHGPGCPVCVMPKSRIDEACKLASMDNVIFCTLADMLRVPGSKTSLQKLRGEGHDIRALYTPLDALNIAKQNPDKKVIFFAIGFETTTPMSANLVEKVVQEGIKNLYFHINHVTVPAPVRAIMSDENVRIDAFLGPSHVSVITGSKIYKELASEFKRPIAISGFEPLDIMASVLNLVRQQNAGTHEVYNEYARAVKEEGNVRAKELIAKYFEPCDFVWRGLGEIAQSGMKLRDEFVHLDARVQFDCNVESAGESKACICGQILRGLAKPTECKVFGKVCNPQNPIGSCMVSSEGACAAYFKYARVG from the coding sequence ATGGATCTTATCAATGACTTTCGCGATAAAAATTTAATCCTAGCCCTTTCAAAACTCATCCAAAAAGAGAGCGTAAAACCGCTAAATATCATGGAAATTTGCGGCGGCCATACGCACAGCATTATGAAATTTGCACTGCCAAGTTTAGTGGGAGAGCATATAAATTTCGTCCACGGCCCAGGCTGTCCAGTCTGCGTGATGCCAAAGAGCCGCATAGATGAGGCCTGTAAGCTAGCTAGCATGGATAATGTGATCTTTTGCACGCTAGCTGACATGCTAAGAGTGCCTGGCTCAAAGACAAGCTTGCAAAAGCTTCGCGGCGAGGGACACGATATAAGGGCACTTTACACGCCACTTGATGCATTAAATATCGCTAAACAAAATCCAGACAAAAAGGTCATATTTTTTGCGATCGGCTTTGAGACGACGACTCCGATGAGCGCAAATTTAGTTGAAAAAGTGGTGCAAGAGGGCATTAAAAATTTATACTTTCACATAAATCACGTGACCGTCCCAGCCCCAGTTAGAGCTATAATGAGCGACGAAAACGTAAGGATAGACGCATTTTTGGGACCAAGTCACGTAAGCGTTATCACTGGAAGTAAAATTTACAAAGAGCTAGCGAGCGAATTTAAAAGACCGATCGCCATTAGTGGTTTTGAGCCGCTTGACATCATGGCAAGTGTGCTAAATTTAGTCCGTCAGCAAAATGCAGGCACACATGAAGTCTACAACGAGTACGCAAGGGCTGTCAAAGAAGAGGGTAATGTTAGGGCAAAAGAGCTCATAGCTAAGTACTTTGAGCCGTGCGACTTTGTCTGGAGAGGCCTTGGCGAGATAGCACAAAGCGGCATGAAGCTAAGAGACGAGTTTGTCCACCTTGACGCTAGAGTGCAGTTTGACTGCAACGTAGAGAGCGCTGGTGAGAGTAAGGCTTGCATTTGCGGGCAAATTTTAAGGGGGCTGGCAAAGCCGACAGAGTGCAAAGTCTTTGGCAAGGTCTGCAACCCGCAAAATCCGATAGGATCGTGCATGGTCTCAAGTGAGGGTGCTTGTGCGGCATATTTTAAATACGCAAGAGTTGGTTAA
- a CDS encoding nickel responsive regulator (Inhibits transcription at high concentrations of nickel): MDSVIRFSVSLPSQLLDELDKKVSEQGYASRSEFTRDLIREKIVNDSWKDANEELIGVLTLIYVHHHNDLVNKKMDIEHDSDVKIICTNHVHVDHHNCLETISIRGEASKIERFSERIAGLKGVKFSKLTKAAVPKF; encoded by the coding sequence ATGGATAGTGTTATACGTTTTAGTGTTTCTTTACCTAGTCAGTTACTAGACGAACTAGATAAAAAGGTTAGCGAACAAGGCTACGCTTCTAGGAGCGAATTTACGAGGGATCTGATCCGTGAAAAGATCGTAAATGATAGCTGGAAAGACGCTAATGAAGAGTTGATCGGTGTTTTGACGCTCATTTATGTGCATCATCACAACGATTTGGTGAATAAAAAAATGGATATCGAGCATGACTCTGATGTGAAAATAATCTGCACAAATCACGTACATGTCGATCATCACAACTGCTTAGAAACGATCTCTATAAGAGGAGAGGCAAGCAAAATAGAACGCTTTTCTGAGAGAATTGCTGGCTTAAAAGGTGTTAAATTTTCTAAACTTACAAAGGCAGCCGTTCCTAAATTTTAG
- a CDS encoding hydrogenase nickel incorporation protein HypA: MHELSIVQNLVSLCEKNAAKENAKEISKIEIKVGRLSGVEPHYLESAFDVYKAGTICENAELVINLQAVVIECLDCGFGGELSENDFTCPKCKSQNLKVTDGEEMYLMRLEMK, encoded by the coding sequence ATGCATGAGCTTAGTATCGTTCAAAATTTAGTCAGCCTTTGTGAGAAAAATGCCGCCAAAGAAAATGCCAAAGAGATAAGCAAGATCGAGATAAAGGTTGGCCGTTTAAGTGGAGTGGAGCCACACTATTTAGAGAGTGCCTTTGATGTTTATAAGGCTGGTACGATCTGCGAAAATGCCGAGCTTGTGATAAATTTACAAGCTGTGGTTATTGAGTGCTTGGATTGCGGATTTGGTGGGGAACTTAGCGAAAATGACTTTACTTGTCCAAAGTGCAAGAGCCAAAATTTAAAGGTGACTGACGGAGAAGAGATGTATCTCATGCGTCTTGAGATGAAGTAA
- a CDS encoding hydrogenase formation protein produces MCLSIPSKVIEIDENNVATVETLGVTRKVSLDLISEEVKVGEYVLIHVGYAMQKIDTQFALESLEVYQKIADDMNAGKI; encoded by the coding sequence ATGTGCCTCTCAATCCCTTCAAAAGTAATAGAAATAGATGAAAATAACGTTGCTACCGTTGAGACCTTGGGTGTTACTAGAAAGGTTAGCCTAGATCTCATCTCTGAAGAGGTAAAAGTTGGCGAATATGTGCTGATCCACGTTGGTTACGCTATGCAAAAGATCGATACGCAGTTTGCGCTTGAGAGCTTAGAGGTCTATCAAAAGATCGCTGATGATATGAACGCGGGGAAAATTTGA
- a CDS encoding hydrogenase accessory protein HypB encodes MCKDCGCSMGNHAHAHTHVDGTTHSHPHTHDGHTEHAHDAHEHSHEAHAHPVLNESKTIDVIEKILSENDKEAAHNRAHLDEKKILCVNLMSSPGAGKTTLLEATIKAGKFKIGVVEGDLETNQDADRIVKAGAKAHQISTGQTCHLDAFMVHEGLHHLPLNELDLVFIENVGNLVCPASYDVGSHFNAVLLSVPEGDDKVSKYPVMFRAADVLLITKASLALHFDFDIERVKNDARKLNPKVDIFVVDSKTGEGIDKWISYLEFKKELR; translated from the coding sequence ATGTGCAAAGATTGCGGTTGCTCAATGGGTAATCACGCCCATGCCCACACTCATGTTGATGGCACTACTCACTCACACCCACACACTCACGATGGGCATACAGAGCATGCTCATGACGCACATGAGCATAGCCATGAGGCTCACGCACATCCTGTGCTAAATGAGAGTAAAACCATAGACGTGATAGAGAAAATTCTCTCTGAAAATGATAAAGAAGCTGCTCACAATAGAGCTCATCTTGATGAAAAAAAGATACTTTGTGTAAATTTAATGAGTAGTCCAGGGGCAGGCAAGACAACGCTTCTCGAGGCTACGATAAAGGCTGGTAAGTTTAAAATAGGCGTTGTTGAGGGCGATTTGGAGACAAATCAAGATGCCGACCGTATAGTAAAGGCTGGAGCAAAGGCTCATCAGATAAGCACAGGTCAGACCTGTCACTTGGATGCTTTTATGGTGCACGAAGGCCTCCATCACTTGCCACTAAATGAGCTTGACCTAGTCTTTATAGAAAATGTTGGAAATTTAGTCTGTCCTGCAAGCTATGACGTTGGCTCACATTTTAACGCTGTGCTTCTTTCAGTGCCAGAGGGCGATGATAAGGTGAGTAAGTACCCAGTGATGTTTAGAGCTGCTGACGTGCTTCTCATCACAAAAGCATCGCTCGCACTGCACTTTGACTTTGATATAGAGCGAGTGAAAAATGATGCTAGGAAGCTAAATCCAAAGGTTGATATCTTTGTGGTAGATAGTAAAACTGGTGAAGGTATTGATAAATGGATAAGTTATTTGGAATTTAAAAAAGAGCTAAGATAA
- a CDS encoding hydrogenase expression/formation protein HypE, whose protein sequence is MKKIMLSHGGGGEEMNSLINETIFKIFDNEILRQSNDSAILNLNGKIAFSSDSFVVTPIFFNGGDIGKIAACGTINDLAMVGASAKYLSCSLIIEEGLSIEELERVLGSLAKTCKESGVSVVCGDTKVVPKGKCDKIFINTAGIGEIVCEGVELKKLKAGAKILISGDVGRHGGVVLAAREEFELGLDLKSDCKSLKEVTLKLFSAGIKPQTMRDATRGGLSAVLNEWAKFAKFDILVFEENIKVADEVMGVCELFGFEPYELANEGTFVMAVDESEAEDALKILREFDKNAMIIGEVMDVKNERVIIENAYKSRRFLEPPKGELLPRIC, encoded by the coding sequence ATGAAAAAGATAATGCTAAGCCACGGCGGCGGTGGCGAGGAGATGAACTCGCTTATAAACGAGACGATATTTAAAATTTTTGATAATGAAATTTTAAGGCAGAGCAACGACTCAGCGATACTAAATTTAAACGGCAAGATCGCATTTAGCTCCGATAGCTTTGTGGTAACTCCCATTTTTTTTAATGGTGGCGATATCGGCAAGATCGCAGCTTGCGGCACGATAAACGACCTAGCGATGGTTGGTGCAAGCGCTAAATACCTAAGCTGTTCGCTCATCATCGAAGAGGGGCTAAGTATAGAAGAGCTTGAGCGCGTGCTTGGCTCGCTTGCAAAAACTTGCAAAGAGAGTGGTGTGAGCGTAGTTTGCGGCGATACAAAGGTCGTGCCAAAGGGCAAATGCGATAAAATTTTTATAAACACAGCAGGCATCGGCGAAATAGTTTGCGAAGGCGTGGAGCTTAAAAAATTAAAGGCAGGGGCTAAAATTTTAATCTCTGGAGATGTTGGCAGACACGGCGGCGTGGTGCTAGCTGCAAGAGAAGAATTTGAGCTTGGACTTGATCTAAAAAGTGACTGCAAGAGCTTAAAAGAGGTTACTTTAAAGCTATTTAGCGCTGGCATAAAGCCGCAAACTATGCGTGATGCAACTAGAGGCGGACTAAGTGCAGTGCTAAATGAATGGGCTAAATTTGCTAAATTTGACATCTTAGTTTTTGAAGAAAATATCAAGGTCGCAGACGAAGTGATGGGCGTTTGTGAGCTATTTGGATTTGAGCCTTATGAACTTGCAAATGAGGGCACTTTTGTGATGGCTGTTGATGAGAGCGAGGCCGAGGACGCGCTTAAAATTTTAAGAGAATTTGATAAAAACGCGATGATAATAGGCGAGGTAATGGATGTTAAAAACGAGCGTGTCATCATCGAAAATGCCTATAAATCAAGAAGATTTCTCGAGCCGCCAAAGGGCGAGCTACTGCCAAGGATCTGCTAA